AGCTGAGCACAGCACAGAAACAACTTCTGAATCGGAAACTGAGGAAACCGACAGCCCATCCAAAGCAGACATCGCCTGATGTACAAAATCCTGGTCAGACCATTACTTTTCCTTTTTTCGCCCGAAACCATCCATCACTTGGTAGTCAAGGGTTTAAGACTTTTTTTTAAAATACCGGGAAAAAGTTGGTTTGTTAAAAAAACAGCACTTGTTGATGACCCTTCTTTAGTGCGCGAGGTATTTGGGTTGAAGTTTAAAAACCCTGTGGGAATTGCTGCCGGATTTGACAAGCAGGCTGAGATGTTCAACGAATTGGCCAACTTTGGATTTGGTTTTGTCGAAATCGGGACTATAACACCTAAACCCCAGTCAGGAAATCCCAAACCACGACTTTTCCGGCTTCCGAAAGATAAAGCACTGATCAACCGTATGGGATTCAACAATATCGGAGTGGACGAAGCCATCAGGAACCTGAGCAATCGAAAAACAGACATCATTATTGGTGGCAACATAGGTAAAAATACAGCCACGCCCAACGAAAAAGCTGCGGAGGACTATTTGATCTGCTTCGAAAAACTCTTCGATTATGTGGACTATTTTGTGGTAAATGTGAGTTGTCCCAACATCACCGATCTTCATGAATTGCAGGATCAGAAAAGTCTGATGAATATTCTTGACCGTCTGCAAATTATCAACCGCAGGATGCCAAATCCTAAACCCATCTTGCTTAAAGTTTCGCCTGACCTTAACGAAAAACAACTGGACGAAGTGATTCAGATTGTCAGGGATTCAGGTATTGATGGAGTTGTAGCCACCAACACCACGATCACCCGCGAGAACCTCACTACTCACGCCGAAAAAGTTCGGCAAATTGCCAATGGCGGCCTGAGTGGAAAGCCAATCAGAGAACGTTCTACAGAAGTAATTCGCTATTTAGCTGAAAAATCGGGCAAAGCCTTCCCAATCATAGGTGTTGGAGGCATTTTCACACCTGAAGACGCCCTCGAAAAACTCAACGCTGGCGCCGACCTCGTTCAGGTTTACACCGGGTTTGTTTACGAAGGTCCCTACATCGCCAGAAGAATTAATAAGAGACTATTTATAGATAAGATTTAGGGTGTAATACACTTCTGTCAAACATTTTGCAGTCTAACATTCACTTAAGAGTTAGCCATACACTCTGAATCATTGGCCTTTCAATGGATTACAAGTTAGAAATTTTCCATATTTTGATTTCTTCACCAGCTTCAATCTTTCGAAAAGTTGTTTACTTTTGTTGCTGGAAATGAAATTTGCATGATGGAAATCATTGGATTTGCAATCAAACAGAGGTAGGAGAACAGAATAATTTAAGTGATTTATGGACGCATCTCAAATAATGAACCTGATTAGCTTAGGAGAAACCAGTACAGTGCAATTTAAAGCAAATGTACACAGTGAGCTAAGCATAGCTCATGAAATGATTGCATTTGCAAATACAAAAGGTGGAAAAATCCTTATTGGCGTTGATGATAAAACCTGGAAAATTATTGGGCTTAATGAAGATGATTTGCGGCGATTAACAAATCTTTTAGTGACAGCAGCTGATCAGCATGTTAAAGAACCTCTCTTCATTGGTACTGATACTGTGGATATTGAAGGCAAGAAAATCATGATTGTAACCATTCCGGAGGGTATTTCCAAACCCTACAAGAGTATTGATGGAGTGATTTTCATGAAAAATGGCGCGAATAAAAGAAAAGTGACAAGCAATGAAGAGATTTCAAGATTACTTCAAAGCAGTGGCTACCTTTATGCTGAGGAAAGATTAGTATCCATAAGTTCATTGGAAGACGTTAATTGGGACAAATTCAAAAAATTCTACGAAGAGCATTACAAAGAACCATGTGAAAAGGAACATTTGAAAAAATATCTTACCAATTTACGTTTAGGCTCGGAATCGAGACTTAATCTGGCAGGTGCGCTATTGTTTGGTGGTAATCTTCGAAAACTTACTCCACAATTTTTTATCACAGCAATTTGGTTCTGGGGAAACGAAATCACCGATAACAATTATCGCAGCAGTGATAATCTGTATGGTACATTAGATGAGTTGTACCACAGAGGATTCGACTTCCTTTTTTCAAAGTTGAACAAGATTCAGGCAGGGCAGCCTTTCAACAGCATTGGGAAACCTGAAATACCTGAGATCGTCATTACAGAACTTCTGGTGAATGCCCTGATTCATAGGGATTACCTAATTAATGATTCCATTAAGCTTTATGTTTTCGAAAACAGGATTGAGATCATCAGCCCCGGGCGCCTACCTAATAACTTAACAGAAGAACAAATAAAAAGAGGAATACGTCGAACGAGAAACAGTATAATTGCTTCATTTGCCCCGTATCTCATGCAATATCGTGGCGCCGGTAGTGGTATTTTACGGGCATTAGAAGCATATCCGAATTTCGATTTGAAAAATGAAATTGAAAATGAAAGATTTGTGGTTACGATTAGAAGGCCATCTATCCAATGAAACCGAGGCAATATGTCCCAAACAGCAATAATTTTTTCTATTGACATTAGTTCACAATTATCCTAATCGCTAGTGACTACCGCCAAAACAGATTTAAGTAACCTCAACGACAAGCAGCAAGAGGCTGTCGTTAGCGAACACAAGCGGCTTCTGGTTTTGGCAGGCGCCGGTTCAGGCAAAACAAAAACTTTGCTACAAAAGCTAATTTATTTGATTGAAGAAAAAGGTGTTAGCCCAACAAATATACTCGCTATCACATTTACAAAAAATGCCACCAACGAAATGATTGACCGACTGATCATTTCGGCAGACAATACCGATGAATACGAAAACATTCTGGCTGATAAGAACATTAGCAGGCCGGGTAAAGACGCACAACGCTTTGAACATCAGAAAAAGCACAAATGGATTCACAACCTGACTATAAGGACGTTTCATAGTTTTTGTTATACCATTTTGCGAAACTTTGGAGTCAATGAATTTGACAATAAATTCAGGATTATCAGTGATGAAAAACGCGACGAGGATGATGCGCTATATAAGTATGTTGCATCAGAAACAGTCTTTGAGGTAGTGCATAAGCTATTGATTGGGCAATGCATTGACACCGACTACCTGCTCAGGTTAAAACGGTACATTCTCGATTACATCATTGATCAGATTCATAAACAAAAGCCGCCGGGCACATTCAGCCACAAAGACGGCAAATACTATACAACCCTTGATGGCACGAAGGTCAGGTCGAAGTCGGAGCAATCTATTGCCGACTGGCTCTACCGGCACAGCATTAAATACGAGTATGAACCATTGCTAAATATTAAAGACTTTTCTTTTCATCCTGATTTTTATATTCCTGCTGCGAATCTGTACATTGAACATGTAAGCAGTAAAAGCTACTCAACAACCGACAAGGAAGAACAATTTAAAAAGGGAAAATTGTTGCTGGTAAAAACTCATGAAAGCATGACAACAGATTCCGCATTATTTAATCACGCAATGGACAGGATAGTAAAAAACCGCCTTCCTGCTGATTACCATCGGAATATAACCCTTTCGTACCAGGAAGAGTTTCAGGGTTACCAAAAGGATGTAAGTGATTTTATTACTCAAATCATTCGTATTACCGATTTAATAAAGGTGGAGAATACTCATCCTGATTTGGTTTTGGAAAATGCCAGGAAAGACCAGCACGAAAGGGTAAGACATTTCTATGAATTAGCGATTCCCATCGTTAATAATTATCTTCATTATTGTACTGACAAATCCTACCTCGATTTTAATGACCTGATTTCCCGCAGCATTTCTCTTTTCAACAATTACCCCGATATTTCAGGTAAATACAGAAACCGATATAAATACATTTTGGTTGATGAGTTCCAGGATGTTAACAACCTGCAGGTGGAACTGCTGAAATTACTTCTCACTGGTGAAACACAGTTGTTTTGTGTTGGCGACGACTGGCAAAGCGTTTATGGGTTCAGGGGATCAAACATCAATTATATTATTGAGTTTGAGAAACATTTTGATGATGCAAAAATCATCACCCTCAATCTGAATTATCGGAGCACACACAATATAGTCGAAGCAAGCAATGAAGTGATCCGCCATAACAAGTACAAGGTAGAAAAGGACATCCACGCTTCTAAGAGATCTGAACATAAGATAGTTGTTTTTGCAGGCAACAACGAGGATGAAAATATCCAATTCTGCCTTGATCGGGTCAATGAGCTACTGGCTGTTGGTGTCAATGGTGAAGATATTTTGTTTCTTTACAGGAGAAGTAAAATGTTCTGGCCATACAGAATTGTTTTTAAAAACGAAAATATTAAGGTGCAATCAAAAACAATTCATGCATCTAAAGGACTTGAAGCGAAGGTTGTTTTTATTATAGGTCTAACCGAAGGATATGGTGGGTTTCCAGATATCTGGATGGAAGACAGGATTTTTCAGGTGATCAAAAAAGCCAACCATGATTTATTGATGGAAGAAGAGAGGCGACTATTTTATGTTGCCATCACAAGGGCTAAGGAAAAACTTTTCCTGATTACCGAAAAAGGGATGGAGTCGAGTTTTCTGAGAGAAATCCCAACAGTCTTTACTGTAAGAACTTCCATTCCAATTAAATCGGTAGTTGAAAAAGTTGTTCTATGCCAAAGCTGTTTCAGCCAACTCGAGAAACTTTGGGTCGTTTGTCCGTACTGTGGTAAAAAGATTGTCAATCGCCAGTAAAGTACTGAGATTGCTGAGCATCCGGTAACTGACTGAATTCATTCAACCGATAAAGAGTGCATGGCAAAAAACAGGAAGTTGGATTAGTTCATAAAGTTTTAAAACCAAACCAAAAACTTTCATATATAAATCAAAAACACTGTCGGCTTTTTATTTAAATCCGGCTTTTGCTGCTTCCAATGGGAAATAGTTCGGGTAATCACTGATTCGTTTGTTGTTGTGAGTTCGGTGGCAATGCAAAGTTTCAGTTGAGAGGAAACTCCGGCCAGCAAAGATTCCAGCAATTTGTTGTTCCTGAAAGGAGTTTCGATGAAAATCTGTGTCTGATGGTTATTTAAGACTGCCGACTCCAATTGCCTGAGTTTTTTTTTCAAATCATCCCTATCAATAGGCAGGTAACCGTGAAAAGCAAAGTTTTGCCCGTTAAATCCGGAAGCCATTAACGCCAGCATTAACGAAGAAGGCCCAACCAAAGGAATAACAGGGATGTTTAACGCATGGCAAACTTCCACTACTAATGAGCCTGGATCAGCAATGCATGGTACTCCGGCTTCCGACAATAAACCCAATGGTTTCAATCTGTTTTTCAGATTTAGCATTGCAATCAATTCATCCGCATTGGAATGCTTTCCAATTTCGAAAAATGTTACTTCATTAAAATCTTTGCTAAATCCGGCCTTTCGTAAAAAACGCCTAGCTGATCTGACATTTTCCACCACAAACTCATCAATGAATTCGATGGTGCGAAATACACTCTGGGGTAATACATCCGCAGGTGGTGTATCG
This genomic interval from Bacteroidales bacterium contains the following:
- a CDS encoding quinone-dependent dihydroorotate dehydrogenase translates to MYKILVRPLLFLFSPETIHHLVVKGLRLFFKIPGKSWFVKKTALVDDPSLVREVFGLKFKNPVGIAAGFDKQAEMFNELANFGFGFVEIGTITPKPQSGNPKPRLFRLPKDKALINRMGFNNIGVDEAIRNLSNRKTDIIIGGNIGKNTATPNEKAAEDYLICFEKLFDYVDYFVVNVSCPNITDLHELQDQKSLMNILDRLQIINRRMPNPKPILLKVSPDLNEKQLDEVIQIVRDSGIDGVVATNTTITRENLTTHAEKVRQIANGGLSGKPIRERSTEVIRYLAEKSGKAFPIIGVGGIFTPEDALEKLNAGADLVQVYTGFVYEGPYIARRINKRLFIDKI
- a CDS encoding putative DNA binding domain-containing protein, with the protein product MDASQIMNLISLGETSTVQFKANVHSELSIAHEMIAFANTKGGKILIGVDDKTWKIIGLNEDDLRRLTNLLVTAADQHVKEPLFIGTDTVDIEGKKIMIVTIPEGISKPYKSIDGVIFMKNGANKRKVTSNEEISRLLQSSGYLYAEERLVSISSLEDVNWDKFKKFYEEHYKEPCEKEHLKKYLTNLRLGSESRLNLAGALLFGGNLRKLTPQFFITAIWFWGNEITDNNYRSSDNLYGTLDELYHRGFDFLFSKLNKIQAGQPFNSIGKPEIPEIVITELLVNALIHRDYLINDSIKLYVFENRIEIISPGRLPNNLTEEQIKRGIRRTRNSIIASFAPYLMQYRGAGSGILRALEAYPNFDLKNEIENERFVVTIRRPSIQ
- a CDS encoding ATP-dependent helicase, whose protein sequence is MTTAKTDLSNLNDKQQEAVVSEHKRLLVLAGAGSGKTKTLLQKLIYLIEEKGVSPTNILAITFTKNATNEMIDRLIISADNTDEYENILADKNISRPGKDAQRFEHQKKHKWIHNLTIRTFHSFCYTILRNFGVNEFDNKFRIISDEKRDEDDALYKYVASETVFEVVHKLLIGQCIDTDYLLRLKRYILDYIIDQIHKQKPPGTFSHKDGKYYTTLDGTKVRSKSEQSIADWLYRHSIKYEYEPLLNIKDFSFHPDFYIPAANLYIEHVSSKSYSTTDKEEQFKKGKLLLVKTHESMTTDSALFNHAMDRIVKNRLPADYHRNITLSYQEEFQGYQKDVSDFITQIIRITDLIKVENTHPDLVLENARKDQHERVRHFYELAIPIVNNYLHYCTDKSYLDFNDLISRSISLFNNYPDISGKYRNRYKYILVDEFQDVNNLQVELLKLLLTGETQLFCVGDDWQSVYGFRGSNINYIIEFEKHFDDAKIITLNLNYRSTHNIVEASNEVIRHNKYKVEKDIHASKRSEHKIVVFAGNNEDENIQFCLDRVNELLAVGVNGEDILFLYRRSKMFWPYRIVFKNENIKVQSKTIHASKGLEAKVVFIIGLTEGYGGFPDIWMEDRIFQVIKKANHDLLMEEERRLFYVAITRAKEKLFLITEKGMESSFLREIPTVFTVRTSIPIKSVVEKVVLCQSCFSQLEKLWVVCPYCGKKIVNRQ
- a CDS encoding SAM-dependent methyltransferase — its product is MKTALYLIPVTLGDTPPADVLPQSVFRTIEFIDEFVVENVRSARRFLRKAGFSKDFNEVTFFEIGKHSNADELIAMLNLKNRLKPLGLLSEAGVPCIADPGSLVVEVCHALNIPVIPLVGPSSLMLALMASGFNGQNFAFHGYLPIDRDDLKKKLRQLESAVLNNHQTQIFIETPFRNNKLLESLLAGVSSQLKLCIATELTTTNESVITRTISHWKQQKPDLNKKPTVFLIYI